A region of Streptomyces halobius DNA encodes the following proteins:
- a CDS encoding TetR/AcrR family transcriptional regulator: MVKSMTVDTKDRLVEAATTVLKTQGYGGASARTIAKEAGANSALVFYHFGGVDQLLLAALDRSSAERMARHRVTVADVTTLEELAEAATRIYRDDLDGGHIALFSELVTAAVAKPELRGEVSRRAEPWQAFIEETLERVIGGSALARLTPPRDLANAAITFYLGVNLFTVLDEDRSRTDSVFAMVRRLAPRAKLLTMRLPSRSRRGAAAPKDH; the protein is encoded by the coding sequence ATGGTCAAGTCAATGACGGTGGACACCAAGGACCGGCTGGTCGAGGCGGCGACGACGGTGCTGAAGACCCAGGGGTACGGCGGCGCCAGCGCCCGTACGATCGCCAAGGAGGCCGGGGCCAACTCGGCGCTGGTCTTCTATCACTTCGGGGGCGTCGACCAGCTGCTGCTCGCGGCCCTCGACCGCTCCTCCGCCGAGCGGATGGCCCGGCACCGCGTCACCGTCGCCGACGTCACGACGCTGGAGGAGCTGGCCGAGGCCGCCACGCGTATCTACCGGGACGACCTCGACGGCGGGCATATCGCGCTCTTCTCCGAGCTCGTCACGGCGGCCGTGGCCAAGCCCGAGCTGCGCGGCGAGGTATCGCGGCGGGCGGAGCCGTGGCAGGCGTTCATCGAGGAGACCCTGGAGCGGGTGATCGGGGGCAGCGCGCTCGCCCGGCTCACCCCGCCGCGCGATCTGGCCAACGCGGCGATCACGTTCTACCTCGGCGTGAACCTCTTCACCGTGCTGGACGAGGACCGGTCACGTACGGACTCGGTCTTCGCGATGGTCCGCCGACTGGCTCCGCGCGCCAAGCTGCTGACGATGCGTCTGCCCAGCCGGAGCCGGCGCGGGGCGGCGGCACCCAAGGACCACTGA
- a CDS encoding AMP-binding protein: MRWRDAGVLTPDQLRRLGRTAVPAAALTGRQDNVRPDDLPVVLYTSGTTGPKKGCALSHGNYVSVLRAHPAPPPRPDDAAATGHGPGGTRGKGQRSCQHEDRTGLTGEEESPSSQHRCSRGARASTPDTGRSGGVRGLEHGTVARQPDGCPHGTHRRLGPASAGGISGSWAQQPLNSVVLGCRRPAPAPAGQTHRQQLGARSQSADHREDRVRT, from the coding sequence GTGCGGTGGCGGGACGCCGGCGTACTGACGCCGGACCAGCTCCGTCGGCTCGGACGAACCGCCGTGCCCGCGGCTGCATTGACCGGGCGTCAGGACAACGTCCGGCCCGACGACCTGCCGGTCGTCCTCTACACGTCGGGAACGACCGGGCCGAAAAAGGGGTGCGCCCTCTCCCACGGCAACTACGTCAGCGTCCTGCGCGCGCACCCCGCACCCCCGCCCAGGCCCGACGATGCGGCGGCCACGGGCCACGGCCCCGGCGGCACCCGCGGCAAGGGTCAGCGGTCCTGCCAGCACGAGGACCGTACGGGCCTTACGGGAGAGGAAGAGTCCCCGTCGTCGCAGCATCGATGCTCCCGGGGGGCGAGGGCCTCGACACCCGATACCGGTCGATCCGGCGGCGTCCGGGGGCTCGAACACGGCACGGTGGCCCGACAACCCGACGGTTGCCCGCACGGGACGCACCGCCGCCTCGGCCCCGCCTCCGCGGGCGGGATCAGCGGTTCTTGGGCTCAGCAACCCTTGAACTCAGTGGTCCTTGGGTGCCGCCGCCCCGCGCCGGCTCCGGCTGGGCAGACGCATCGTCAGCAGCTTGGCGCGCGGAGCCAGTCGGCGGACCATCGCGAAGACCGAGTCCGTACGTGA
- a CDS encoding winged helix-turn-helix domain-containing protein: protein MSSTSAVPPRSTAPQPTVPGQATPFPASAVRGSPPVAAPQTRRSGADRAVPLLRWPEQAAEVERCRTHGIPRLLLVEPAASPPVCVDPLEDWVRAPVGERDLQARRAALRARAECRKPVIDVHNVLRYAGRALPLAAGEADLVRLLLDNYRSVVGRAELAVRMWPEGDAERRNALDVRVLRARRRLAPLGLVIKTVWRTGYMLDTRRDGEAV, encoded by the coding sequence GTGTCCTCGACTTCCGCAGTGCCTCCGCGGTCCACCGCCCCGCAGCCCACCGTGCCCGGCCAGGCCACACCGTTCCCCGCCTCGGCGGTCCGGGGCTCCCCGCCCGTCGCGGCGCCGCAGACCCGCAGGTCCGGCGCCGACCGTGCGGTGCCCCTGCTGCGCTGGCCCGAGCAGGCCGCGGAGGTCGAGCGATGTCGTACGCACGGGATTCCGCGGCTGCTGCTCGTGGAGCCGGCCGCCTCGCCGCCGGTCTGTGTCGACCCGCTGGAGGACTGGGTCCGGGCGCCGGTGGGTGAGCGGGACCTGCAGGCGCGCCGGGCCGCTCTGCGGGCCAGGGCGGAGTGCCGCAAGCCGGTGATCGACGTGCACAACGTCCTCCGTTACGCCGGGCGGGCCCTTCCGCTCGCGGCCGGCGAGGCGGACCTGGTACGGCTGCTGCTCGACAACTACCGGTCGGTGGTCGGGCGGGCCGAGCTGGCCGTCCGGATGTGGCCGGAGGGCGATGCCGAGCGCCGCAACGCCCTGGACGTCAGGGTGCTCCGGGCCCGCCGCCGGCTCGCGCCACTGGGCCTGGTGATCAAGACCGTGTGGCGCACCGGCTACATGCTCGACACCCGGCGAGACGGAGAGGCCGTATGA
- a CDS encoding helix-turn-helix domain-containing protein gives MDRAAQEVGQRIRARRLLRGLGLRVTAERAGISPAFLSMVERGQRRLDRHSHIAALAEVLQISPAELTGQAPARTHRASEAAHAAVPQVRGALTRVSPPPPADSRAVTPEFLRAEIDDAVRLVYRCDYVRVLQRIPGLLARLYEAVEKERSARRAEYVRLLLRAYHPVCVVPLRNLGYHDLAYLAVEYASVYVREIDEPSCHATHAYWRAWSSWFVGADDFITRTCATAADALARAARTPEDFSVYGSLCLRAAISSARRRSQHDALGYLREGIGVLGRAGGGVAGDLLFTPTKAGMDRAEVMCWLGRHDDVAHLARQVRVPTGSSPFERAHRHAVLGDALMYARGHEDEAVAHFLRAERTVPEHTHENPYVQRAVTELLTRSSGVTKGCELRGLAYRMGITPPDVPS, from the coding sequence GTGGATCGTGCGGCACAAGAAGTGGGGCAGCGCATTCGTGCTCGGCGTCTGCTGCGCGGGCTGGGGCTCAGAGTGACGGCGGAGCGCGCGGGGATCTCACCGGCGTTCCTGTCGATGGTGGAGCGGGGGCAGCGACGGCTTGACCGGCATTCCCATATCGCCGCCCTGGCCGAGGTCCTGCAGATCTCGCCCGCCGAGCTGACCGGGCAGGCCCCTGCCCGGACCCACCGTGCCTCGGAGGCGGCGCATGCCGCCGTGCCTCAGGTGCGTGGGGCGCTCACCCGGGTATCTCCGCCACCGCCGGCGGACTCGCGGGCGGTGACGCCGGAATTCCTGCGGGCGGAGATCGACGACGCGGTGCGGCTCGTGTACCGCTGCGATTACGTCCGAGTGCTCCAGCGGATTCCCGGACTGCTGGCCCGGTTGTACGAGGCGGTGGAAAAGGAGCGTTCTGCGCGGCGGGCGGAGTATGTACGGCTGCTGCTGCGTGCCTACCACCCGGTATGCGTGGTTCCTCTGCGTAACCTCGGATATCACGATCTGGCGTATCTCGCCGTGGAGTATGCCTCGGTGTACGTCAGGGAAATCGACGAACCCTCGTGTCACGCCACGCATGCCTACTGGCGTGCGTGGTCCAGCTGGTTCGTGGGCGCTGATGATTTCATCACGCGTACCTGTGCCACGGCGGCCGACGCATTGGCCCGCGCGGCGCGCACTCCCGAGGACTTCTCCGTCTACGGCAGCCTCTGCCTGCGTGCCGCGATCTCGTCCGCGCGCAGGCGGAGCCAGCACGACGCCCTCGGGTACTTGCGCGAGGGCATCGGGGTCCTCGGCCGGGCCGGGGGCGGTGTGGCGGGCGATCTGCTGTTCACGCCCACCAAGGCCGGTATGGACCGTGCGGAGGTGATGTGCTGGCTCGGCCGGCATGACGATGTCGCCCACCTGGCGCGTCAGGTCCGTGTCCCGACCGGTTCCTCTCCGTTCGAGCGTGCGCACCGTCACGCGGTGCTCGGGGACGCACTGATGTACGCGCGAGGTCACGAGGACGAGGCCGTCGCACATTTCCTCCGCGCGGAGCGGACGGTTCCGGAGCATACGCACGAAAACCCGTACGTCCAGCGCGCCGTCACGGAACTGCTGACGCGCTCCTCCGGCGTCACCAAGGGGTGCGAGCTGCGGGGTCTGGCCTACCGTATGGGGATCACTCCGCCCGACGTCCCGTCGTGA
- a CDS encoding acyltransferase family protein, with translation MRPFPRPPSQSLVMADRALSGRLDDGTAKERTRSGPGRLPSLTGLRFIAAGGVVYTHCAFLIHPHSVQTIGLHEWVGGSSVSLFFILSGYVLVHSARPTDTARGFWRRRAAKVLPNHVVTWSLMMVALAGAGAAAATSNAGLEAHLSSLFLVHSWIPSQRFVTAGNPVAWSLAAEMFFYLLFPVLQPWIERLTLRGLLVGSGFALALVWTWPVLCEGIINTRGAFFPEYWFLYVLPLTRLPEFVLGMMAARISATGFRLPRIGVLPAALGVIGTIVVGDTCLPPRFMYAAATAFPLVLLVYATAELDLRGRPSLLRTRPLVFLGEISYAIYLTHFLVLGSVNLAPKDHVSRVWVVVIGVPVVLLASWLLYVRVERPCVRRLSASRARTRARAATTS, from the coding sequence ATGCGCCCCTTCCCCCGGCCGCCGTCGCAGTCGCTCGTTATGGCCGACCGAGCCCTGAGCGGCCGCCTGGACGACGGGACGGCGAAGGAGCGCACACGCTCCGGGCCTGGGCGGTTGCCTTCTCTGACCGGTCTGCGCTTCATCGCCGCGGGCGGAGTCGTCTATACGCACTGCGCGTTCTTGATCCACCCTCACTCCGTCCAGACCATCGGCCTCCACGAGTGGGTGGGCGGAAGTTCGGTATCGCTTTTCTTCATCCTCAGCGGCTACGTCCTCGTCCACTCCGCCCGCCCGACCGACACCGCACGTGGATTCTGGCGTCGACGTGCCGCCAAGGTTCTTCCCAACCACGTGGTCACCTGGTCGCTGATGATGGTCGCGCTCGCCGGCGCCGGTGCGGCGGCCGCCACCAGCAATGCTGGATTAGAGGCCCACCTCTCCAGTCTCTTTCTGGTGCACTCCTGGATTCCCAGCCAGCGGTTCGTCACGGCAGGCAACCCCGTTGCCTGGTCCCTGGCCGCCGAGATGTTCTTCTACCTCCTCTTCCCCGTACTCCAGCCATGGATCGAACGACTGACGCTCCGTGGACTTCTGGTCGGCTCGGGATTCGCCCTCGCCCTCGTCTGGACATGGCCGGTGCTGTGCGAGGGCATCATCAATACGCGCGGAGCCTTCTTCCCCGAATACTGGTTCCTCTACGTACTGCCCCTCACGCGCCTGCCCGAATTCGTTCTCGGGATGATGGCAGCCCGTATCTCCGCAACGGGATTCCGGCTGCCGCGCATCGGCGTTCTCCCCGCCGCGCTGGGCGTCATCGGCACGATTGTCGTGGGCGACACCTGCCTGCCGCCCAGGTTCATGTACGCGGCCGCGACCGCGTTCCCGCTCGTGCTCCTGGTTTACGCCACCGCGGAACTGGACCTACGCGGCCGACCGTCGCTGCTGCGTACGCGCCCCCTGGTATTCCTCGGCGAGATCTCCTACGCCATCTATCTCACCCATTTTCTGGTGCTGGGATCCGTCAATCTCGCCCCGAAGGATCATGTAAGCCGTGTCTGGGTGGTGGTGATCGGCGTTCCCGTCGTCCTGCTGGCCTCGTGGCTGCTGTACGTCCGGGTGGAGCGACCGTGCGTGCGTCGCCTTTCCGCTTCCCGCGCCCGCACGCGGGCTCGTGCGGCGACAACCTCGTGA
- a CDS encoding metallophosphoesterase family protein → MRLVLISDTHLPKRAKTLPQQLLDEVARADIVVHAGDWVDTATLELLEARASRLIGVYGNNDGPELRARLPEVAYAELEGVRLGVVHETGPAQGRERRCAERFPGLDVLVFGHSHIPWDSLADDRLRLLNPGSPTDRRRQSYCTYMTAEVSGGRLGAVELHRLPRG, encoded by the coding sequence GTGCGACTTGTGCTGATCTCCGACACCCACCTTCCCAAGCGCGCCAAGACGCTGCCCCAGCAGCTGCTCGACGAAGTGGCGCGCGCCGATATCGTCGTACACGCCGGTGACTGGGTTGACACCGCCACACTGGAACTGCTGGAGGCTCGGGCTTCGCGGCTGATCGGGGTGTACGGGAACAACGACGGACCGGAACTGCGGGCTCGGCTGCCGGAGGTGGCGTACGCGGAACTGGAGGGCGTGCGGCTCGGTGTGGTGCACGAGACCGGGCCTGCGCAGGGGCGTGAACGCCGCTGCGCCGAGCGGTTCCCCGGGCTCGATGTGCTGGTTTTCGGCCACAGCCATATCCCCTGGGACTCCCTCGCCGACGACCGGCTGCGGCTGCTGAATCCCGGTTCGCCGACCGACCGCCGACGACAGTCGTACTGCACGTATATGACGGCGGAGGTCAGCGGGGGCCGGCTCGGAGCGGTGGAATTGCATCGTCTGCCCCGCGGGTAG